From one Lotus japonicus ecotype B-129 chromosome 3, LjGifu_v1.2 genomic stretch:
- the LOC130749270 gene encoding NAD(P)H dehydrogenase (quinone) FQR1-like isoform X1: protein MAVKLYIVYYSLHGHVERLAEEIKKGADSVEGVEATLWQVAETLSDVVLGKMRAPPKSDVPIITPRELSEGDGFVFGFPARYGMMPAQFKAFLDATGGLWNKQQLAGKPAGLFFCTSSQGSGQEETALTAITQLVHHGMLFVPIGYTFGAGMFEMEELKGGSPYGSGTFDGEDHSRQPTKLELEQAFHQGKYTATITKKLASTK, encoded by the exons ATGGCTGTCAAACTTTATATTGT ATACTACTCATTGCACGGACATGTGGAGAGACTAGCAGAAGAAATAAAGAAGGGGGCTGATTCTGTAGAAGGTGTTGAGGCCACACTATGGCAG GTAGCAGAGACATTATCTGATGTGGTGCTAGGTAAGATGAGGGCACCACCAAAGAGTGATGTACCAATCATTACCCCACGTGAGCTCTCTGAGGGTGATGGTTTTGTGTTTGGCTTCCCAGCAAGATATGGAATGATGCCTGCTCAGTTCAAAGCTTTTCTGGATGCAACTGGAGGTCTATGGAACAAACAGCAGCTTGCTGGAAAGCCTGCAGGACTCTTCTTCTGCACCAGTTCCCAGGGTAGTGGGCAAGAGGAAACAGC GCTCACTGCTATAACTCAGTTGGTTCATCATGGAATGTTATTTGTTCCAATTGGATATACATTTGGTGCTGGAATGTTTGAAATGGAGGAACTCAAAGGTGGAAGTCCATATGGTTCTGGAACTTTTGATGGTGAAGATCACTCAAGACAGCCCACTAAGCTTGAGTTGGAACAAGCATTCCATCAAGGGAAGTATACAGCCACCATCACAAAGAAGCTTGCGTCAACAAAATAG
- the LOC130749270 gene encoding NAD(P)H dehydrogenase (quinone) FQR1-like isoform X2, whose translation MAVKLYIVYYSLHGHVERLAEEIKKGADSVEGVEATLWQASETLSDVVLGKMRAPPKSDVPIITPRELSEGDGFVFGFPARYGMMPAQFKAFLDATGGLWNKQQLAGKPAGLFFCTSSQGSGQEETALTAITQLVHHGMLFVPIGYTFGAGMFEMEELKGGSPYGSGTFDGEDHSRQPTKLELEQAFHQGKYTATITKKLASTK comes from the exons ATGGCTGTCAAACTTTATATTGT ATACTACTCATTGCACGGACATGTGGAGAGACTAGCAGAAGAAATAAAGAAGGGGGCTGATTCTGTAGAAGGTGTTGAGGCCACACTATGGCAGGCAT CAGAGACATTATCTGATGTGGTGCTAGGTAAGATGAGGGCACCACCAAAGAGTGATGTACCAATCATTACCCCACGTGAGCTCTCTGAGGGTGATGGTTTTGTGTTTGGCTTCCCAGCAAGATATGGAATGATGCCTGCTCAGTTCAAAGCTTTTCTGGATGCAACTGGAGGTCTATGGAACAAACAGCAGCTTGCTGGAAAGCCTGCAGGACTCTTCTTCTGCACCAGTTCCCAGGGTAGTGGGCAAGAGGAAACAGC GCTCACTGCTATAACTCAGTTGGTTCATCATGGAATGTTATTTGTTCCAATTGGATATACATTTGGTGCTGGAATGTTTGAAATGGAGGAACTCAAAGGTGGAAGTCCATATGGTTCTGGAACTTTTGATGGTGAAGATCACTCAAGACAGCCCACTAAGCTTGAGTTGGAACAAGCATTCCATCAAGGGAAGTATACAGCCACCATCACAAAGAAGCTTGCGTCAACAAAATAG